In Triplophysa rosa linkage group LG7, Trosa_1v2, whole genome shotgun sequence, the following proteins share a genomic window:
- the ppp4r1l gene encoding LOW QUALITY PROTEIN: serine/threonine-protein phosphatase 4 regulatory subunit 1 (The sequence of the model RefSeq protein was modified relative to this genomic sequence to represent the inferred CDS: substituted 1 base at 1 genomic stop codon) — protein MAGLSLYFEDGHDDLDDFGFDDYGSECDGIRITAFLDAGQDNLTPLGRLEKYAFSENVFNRQIVARGLLDVLREFSENENDFISVMETVARMSEDGEPTVRAELMEQVPNIAMFLHENRPNFPEAFSRYLVPIVVRYLTDPNNQVRKTSQAALLVLLEQGLMSKADMEGRVCPVLLELTEPSSDDDYKIEAVAIMCKLVTMLTKDTVEHLLLVRFCELXSDTRLFQVRKVCAANFGEFCSIVGQEATEKLLMPKFFDLCSDSLWGIRKACAECFMVVSNCTSSEVRRTKLSPLFINLISDQSRWVRQAAFQSLGRFISTFANPSITGLHFCDDGTLREIFKMSESSSHNSCNASNLSSSEHLIQPDLHQQQPTSEKSAPPSQPPHPTSYSSNPHEDSSVQGLFRHTNQQMDDCTMYSSFNYWRSPLPDITQDLQLLQGDERDEEDRDVLMEEVGDKEEAQGDEIEKPPSLDAQGPTTSSQIQKVLDCLQPHLDDPDVQAQVKVLSAALKAAQLESQTEDAEDSLSDSNGSVGSPTSEELSAMSELSLTDAQISDSPSTSPVDDSEPSSEESELIENVEEAKDSDITKTSEEEKSKVQNVIPQQLLDQYLSMTDPARAQTVDTEIAKHCAFSLPGVALTLGRQNWHCLKDTYETLATDVQWKVRRTLAFSIHELAVILGDQLTAADLVPIFNGFLKDLDEVRIGVLKHLYDFLKLLHAEKRREYLYQLQEFMVTDNSRNWRFRYELAEQLILIIELYSHKDVYDYLRQIALNLCSDKVSEVRWISYKLVVEILQKLYSCGAHDLGHNFINELVMRFCHCPKWVGRQAFAFICQAVVEEDCMPMDQFAQHLLPSLLSLSSDPVPNVRVLVAKALRQSVLEKPYFKDPGSAYSDELEEALSELRMDKDRDVRFFATLDPNRNVLDTAALI, from the exons GTCTGTCTTTATATTTTGAAGATGGCCATGATGATTTGGACGACT TTGGATTCGATGACTACGGTTCAGAGTGCGATGGGATTCGGATAACAGCGTTCCTGGATGCAGGCCAGGATAACCTCACCCCTTTGGGTCGACTGGAAAAATATGCTTTTAGTGAAAACGTCTTCAATAG GCAAATTGTGGCACGGGGATTGCTAGATGTGCTCCGGGAGTTCAGTGAGAATGAAAATGACTTCATCAGCGTCATGGAAACGGTTGCCAGAATGTCTGAGGATGGAG AACCAACAGTGAGAGCTGAATTGATGGAACAGGTGCCAAACATTGCCATGTTCCTCCACGAAAACCGCCCCAATTTCCCAGAAGCCTTTTCGCGGTATCTAGTACCTATTGTGGTCCGTTATCTCACAGATCCTAATAACCAG GTGAGAAAGACGAGCCAAGCTGCCCTGCTGGTTCTTCTTGAACAGGGTCTGATGAGTAAGGCCGATATGGAGGGAAGGGTCTGCCCTGTGCTACTGGAGCTCACAGAACCCAGCAGCGATGACGACTACAAGATCGAGGCTGTAGCG ATCATGTGTAAGTTGGTGACTATGTTGACTAAAGACACAGTGGAACACCTTCTTTTGGTGCGTTTCTGTGAGCTGTGAAGCGACACCAGACTGTTTCAAGTCCGCAAG GTTTGTGCAGCAAACTTCGGCGAGTTCTGTTCTATTGTTGGCCAGGAAGCCACAGAGAAACTATTG ATGCCTAAATTTTTCGACCTGTGCTCGGACAGTCTGTGGGGTATTAGGAAAGCCTGTGCTGAGTGCTTCATGGTGGTTTCAAACTGCACTTCTTCAGAGGTGCGGCGTACTAAATTGTCCCCGTTGTTCATCAATCTCATCAGCGATCAGTCACGATGG GTGCGGCAGGCTGCATTCCAATCTCTAGGTCGTTTTATCTCCACGTTCGCCAATCCTTCAATCACAGGACTGCACTTCTGTGACGATGGAACCCTTCGTGAGATATTCAAGATGTCTGAGAG CAGCTCACATAACTCCTGCAACGCCTCCAATTTAAGTTCCTCAGAACATCTCATTCAGCCCGATTTACACCAGCAGCAACCCACCTCCGAAAAATCAGCTCCACCATCACAACCTCCACATCCAACGAGTTACTCATCCAATCCTCATGAAGACAGTTCTGTCCAGGGCCTGTTTAGACACACCAACCAGCAGATGGATGACTGTACGATGTACAGCTCCTTTAACTACTGGAGATCCCCGCTGCCCGACATCACCCAAGACCTCCAGCTACTGCAGGGAGATGAGCGAGACGAGGAGGACAGAGACGTGTTGATGGAGGAAGTCGGAGACAAAGAAGAAGCACAAGGTGATGAGATAGAAAAGCCTCCAAGTTTAGATGCTCAAGGCCCGACCACCAGCTCGCAGATCCAGAAGGTTTTGGACTGCCTTCAACCTCACCTAGATGATCCTGACGTACAAG CACAAGTGAAGGTGTTATCCGCTGCGCTGAAAGCAGCTCAGCTAGAGAGCCAGACAGAAGATGCGGAAGATTCTTTGTCAGACAGTAACGGTTCTGTGGGTTCTCCGACGTCAGAGGAGCTCAGCGCCATGAGCGAGCTCTCATTGACAGACGCACAGATCTCAGACTCGCCGTCTACTTCACCTGTAGATGATTCTGAACCCAGCAGTGAG GAGTCAGAACTGATAGAAAATGTAGAGGAAGCGAAAGACTCTGACATCACCAAAACATCTGAAGAAGAGAAGTCTAAAGTTCAG AATGTCATTCCACAGCAGTTGTTGGATCAGTACCTGTCCATGACAGACCCGGCTCGAGCTCAGACTGTGGACACCGAGATCGCCAAACACTGTGCTTTCAGTCTGCCAGGTGTTGCCCTGACGCTGGGCAGACAGAACTGGCACTGCCTGAAAGACACATACGAGACCCTCGCGACAGACGTGCAG TGGAAGGTGCGTCGGACGCTGGCGTTCTCCATCCACGAGTTGGCTGTGATTCTGGGAGATCAGCTGACCGCAGCCGACCTGGTGCCCATATTTAACGGCTTTCTTAAAGATCTGGATGAGGTGCGGATAGGAGTCCTCAAACACCTTTATGACTTCCTGAAG CTGCTTCATGCCGAGAAGCGTCGAGAATATCTGTATCAGCTGCAGGAGTTCATGGTGACGGACAACAGCCGAAACTGGAGATTCCGCTATGAGCTAGCAGA ACAGCTCATCCTGATCATCGAGTTGTACAGCCACAAAGATGTCTATGACTACCTCAGACAGATAGCGCTTAACCTCTGCTCAGACAAAGTATCTGAAGTGCGGTGGATCTCGTATAAGCTG gtgGTGGAGATCTTGCAGAAGCTGTATTCCTGTGGAGCTCATGACCTTGGTCATAATTTCATTAATGAGCTCGTTATGAGATTCTGTCACTGTCCCAAATGGGTTGGACGGCAGGCGTTCGCGTTCATTTGTCAG GCGGTAGTGGAGGAGGACTGTATGCCCATGGACCAGTTTGCACAGCATCTTCTGCCCAGTCTGCTCAGCCTCTCGTCAGATCCTGTGCCCAACGTACGCGTGCTGGTCGCCAAGGCTTTAAGACAAAGTGTGTTGGAAAAAC CGTACTTCAAAGATCCAGGCAGTGCATACTCTGATGAGCTCGAGGAGGCTCTGTCTGAACTGAGGATGGACAAGGACCGGGACGTACGGTTCTTCGCCACACTGGATCCCAACAGGAACGTTCTGGACACGGCAGCGCTCATTTAG